The Streptomyces sp. Je 1-332 genome has a window encoding:
- a CDS encoding metallophosphoesterase — MVSDVHGNTKDLARAGEGADALVCLGDLVLFLDYADHSRGIFPDLFGEENADRLVELRTARRFDEARELGARLWAGMDRGPAIESAVRKQYAEMFAAFPTPTYATYGNVDMPALWPEYAGPGTTVIDGGRAEIGGRVFGFVGGGLRTPMRTPYEISDEEYAAKIEAVGEVDVLCTHIPPDVPELLYDTVARRFERGSRALLAALHKTRPRYALFGHVHQPLTRRMRIGATECVNVGHFASSGRPWALEW; from the coding sequence GTGGTCAGCGACGTGCACGGCAACACGAAGGACCTCGCCCGCGCGGGCGAGGGGGCCGACGCGCTCGTCTGTCTCGGCGACCTGGTCCTCTTCCTCGACTACGCCGACCACTCGCGCGGCATCTTCCCCGACCTCTTCGGCGAGGAGAACGCCGACCGTCTCGTCGAGCTGCGCACGGCCCGCCGCTTCGACGAGGCCAGGGAGTTGGGCGCACGGCTGTGGGCGGGCATGGACCGCGGGCCCGCCATCGAGAGCGCGGTGCGCAAGCAGTACGCCGAGATGTTCGCCGCCTTCCCCACACCGACGTACGCCACCTACGGCAACGTCGACATGCCGGCCCTCTGGCCCGAGTACGCGGGCCCCGGCACCACCGTCATCGACGGTGGGCGGGCCGAGATCGGCGGCCGGGTCTTCGGCTTCGTCGGCGGCGGTCTGCGTACGCCGATGCGGACGCCGTACGAGATCAGCGACGAGGAGTACGCGGCCAAGATCGAGGCGGTCGGCGAGGTCGACGTGCTCTGCACCCACATCCCGCCCGACGTGCCCGAGCTCCTGTACGACACCGTCGCGCGCCGCTTCGAGCGGGGCAGCCGCGCACTGCTCGCGGCCCTTCACAAGACCCGCCCGCGCTACGCACTTTTCGGCCACGTTCACCAGCCGTTGACCCGACGTATGCGGATCGGGGCGACGGAGTGTGTGAACGTGGGGCACTTCGCGAGCTCGGGCAGGCCGTGGGCCCTGGAGTGGTGA